In Nicotiana tabacum cultivar K326 chromosome 19, ASM71507v2, whole genome shotgun sequence, one DNA window encodes the following:
- the LOC107787871 gene encoding pentatricopeptide repeat-containing protein At3g05340-like, with product MSLTCSRGISLLLSTCGRERNVRLGSSIHAFVLKDPQFVYLGYQFNTQNALVVWNSLLTMYARCGRTDDAAQVFDEMSMKDTVSWNSIISGFMNNGNFNMGFRYFKEMMGSGCFKFDHASLTTILSACDGRGFLSLNKMIHGLVVLSGMEREISVSNALVTSYFRCGYANSGRQVFVEMAVRNVISWTAVISGLAQNEFCEESLDLLAKMQGAVVVPNYLTYLSALLACSGIKALVEARQIHGIVWKLGFHSDLCIKSALMDVYSKCGSVQDAWQMFESAEVLDTIAMTVMLVGFAQNGYEEEALQIFVKMVKAGVDIDPDVVSAVLGVFGSDTSLGLGKQVHSLIIKKGFVSNSFVSNGLINMYSKCGQLEESVEIFNSIARKNSVSWNSIIAAYARHGNGYRALQLYEEMRSDGVDPTDVTFISLLHACSHVGLVNKGMEFFESMQSIYGMTPRMEHYAAVVDLLGRAGLLSEAKSFIEGLPVKPDMLIWQALLGACSIHGDAEMGKYAADQWVLVSPDNPVPYVLLANIYSSRGRWKDRARTIRKMKEMGVAKETGTSWIEIEKEVHSFVVADQMHPRAMIIYSTLSELFRHMRDEGYVPGNRFILYYMDSDEKEFSVDLRDTSELLCSMW from the coding sequence ATGAGCCTAACCTGCTCACGAGGAATAAGCCTCCTCCTTTCAACTTGTGGAAGGGAACGCAATGTTCGTCTTGGTTCGTCCATCCATGCCTTCGTTCTCAAAGACCCACAATTTGTGTATTTAGGATATCAGTTTAATACCCAGAATGCGCTTGTAGTTTGGAACTCTCTTCTGACGATGTATGCAAGATGTGGTAGGACAGATGATGCTGCccaagtgtttgatgaaatgtccATGAAAGATACCGTTTCATGGAACTCAATTATTTCAGGATTTATGAATAATGGGAATTTTAACATGGGATTTCGGTACTTCAAAGAAATGATGGGTTCTGGTTGTTTTAAGTTTGATCATGCCAGTTTGACTACGATTTTATCAGCTTGTGATGGGCGTGGTTTCCTTAGTCTTAACAAGATGATACATGGGTTGGTTGTTTTGAGCGGCATGGAGAGGGAAATATCTGTTAGTAACGCATTGGTTACTTCTTATTTTCGATGCGGATATGCTAATTCGGGCAGGCAGGTTTTTGTTGAGATGGCTGTGAGAAATGTTATCTCTTGGACAGCTGTGATTTCAGGTCTTGCTCAAAATGAGTTTTGTGAGGAAAGCTTGGATTTGCTTGCGAAGATGCAAGGTGCTGTCGTTGTACCTAATTATTTGACATACTTAAGTGCACTGTTGGCGTGTTCTGGCATCAAGGCACTCGTGGAGGCTCGTCAAATTCATGGGATTGTTTGGAAGTTGGGGTTTCATTCAGATTTGTGTATAAAGAGTGCATTGATGGATGTGTATTCCAAGTGTGGCAGTGTACAAGATGCTTGGCAGATGTTTGAGTCCGCGGAGGTTCTTGACACAATTGCTATGACAGTTATGCTTGTGGGGTTTGCCCAAAATGGATATGAAGAAGAGGCTCTGCAGATCTTTGTGAAAATGGTAAAAGCAGGGGTTGACATTGACCCTGATGTAGTGTCAGCCGTTCTTGGTGTCTTTGGTAGCGATACTTCTTTGGGTCTTGGTAAGCAAGTGCACTCGTTAATCATCAAGAAAGGTTTCGTTTCAAATTCGTTTGTAAGTAATGGGCTTATTAACATGTATTCCAAGTGTGGTCAACTGGAGGAATCTGTTGAAATCTTTAATAGTATAGCTCGAAAAAATTCAGTCTCTTGGAATTCCATAATTGCAGCCTATGCTCGTCATGGGAATGGCTATAGGGCACTCCAGTTATACGAAGAGATGAGGTCAGATGGTGTAGATCCAACTGATGTTACATTCATCTCTCTGCTTCATGCTTGTAGTCATGTTGGGCTAGTAAATAAGGGTATGGAATTCTTTGAATCTATGCAGAGTATCTATGGGATGACTCCAAGAATGGAGCATTATGCTGCTGTAGTTGACTTGCTTGGTCGAGCTGGACTGCTAAGTGAAGCCAAGAGTTTCATTGAGGGGCTACCAGTAAAGCCAGACATGCTTATTTGGCAGGCATTACTTGGTGCCTGTAGTATTCATGGTGATGCTGAGATGGGAAAATATGCAGCTGATCAATGGGTCTTGGTTTCACCTGATAATCCTGTGCCATATGTTCTACTGGCAAACATATATTCTTCTAGAGGGCGATGGAAAGATAGAGCTAGAACCATCAGGAAAATGAAGGAAATGGGAGTGGCAAAGGAGACGGGGACAAGCTGGATAGAGATTGAGAAGGAAGTCCATAGTTTCGTCGTTGCGGATCAAATGCATCCCAGAGCCATGATCATTTATTCTACCTTGTCGGAGTTGTTTAGACACATGAGAGATGAAGGGTATGTACCAGGTAATAGGTTCATTCTGTATTACATGGACAGTGATGAGAAGGAATTTTCTGTCGATTTGCGAGATACCTCTGAACTTTTGTGCAGCATGTGGTAG
- the LOC107787872 gene encoding GDSL esterase/lipase At5g03980-like, producing MTLTIRVMLDLLVISFMFSFVVLQQKSSAQSLRLMKCGFDKIYQLGDSLADTGNCIRENLCARRLRSGRFPYGMNFSQKKSTGRCSNGMLIIDFIALGSGLPLLNPYKLQSANFTHGVNFAVAGATALPAEVMAEKKIVNAATNSSLSVQLAWMSSHFKTSTRDRAAKLKKALFLVGEVGGNDFNHGLLQGKTIKELRYMAPEVVQTIIHGVRRVIGFGATQIVVPGNFPIGCLPIYLTKFRTDNSTAYDNHHCLKDLNNFAVFYNYHLQQAIQELKKRYPKITLIYGDYYNAYMWLLSNAVALGFDKSSLQKACCGIGRGYNFDLSKICGSPRVPICTDPNAYISWDGIHLTQEAYKWLARWLINDMLPKLNCQ from the exons ATGACATTGACAATAAGAGTAATGCTTGATCTCCTAGTTATTTCTTTCATGTTCAGTTTCGTTGTTCTTCAACAGAAAAGCAGTGCTCAATCACTACGATTGATGAAATGTGGATTTGATAAAATATATCAGTTGGGTGACTCACTTGCTGATACAGGCAACTGCATAAGAGAGAATCTTTGTGCACGTCGTCTTCGATCTGGAAGATTTCCTTATGGAATGAATTTTTCCCAGAAAAAATCAACTGGACGTTGTTCTAATGGCATGCTCATTATTGATTTCATAG CTTTGGGATCTGGTCTACCTCTCCTAAATCCGTACAAGCTTCAAAGTGCAAATTTTACACATGGTGTGAATTTTGCAGTAGCAGGAGCTACTGCTTTACCAGCTGAAGTCATGGCAGAAAAGAAGATTGTTAATGCAGCCACCAATAGCTCATTAAGTGTGCAGCTTGCTTGGATGTCTTCTCATTTTAAAACATCCACCCGTG ATCGCGCAGCAAAATTGAAGAAGGCTCTTTTCCTAGTTGGAGAAGTAGGAGGAAATGATTTCAACCATGGCTTATTGCAAGGTAAAACTATAAAAGAGTTGCGATATATGGCGCCAGAAGTTGTTCAGACCATCATTCATGGTGTTAGA AGGGTCATTGGTTTTGGGGCTACTCAAATTGTAGTTCCTGGCAATTTTCCAATTGGTTGTTTACCAATTTACCTAACCAAATTCAGGACTGACAACTCAACTGCCTATGATAATCACCATTGCTTGAAAGATCTAAATAATTTTGCAGTATTCTACAATTATCATTTGCAACAAGCCATTCAAGAGCTGAAGAAAAGGTATCCAAAAATTACACTGATTTATGGTGACTACTACAATGCCTATATGTGGCTTCTAAGCAATGCCGTCGCTCTTG GATTTGACAAAAGCTCCTTACAGAAAGCTTGTTGTGGAATAGGAAGAGGCTATAATTTTGACTTAAGTAAAATATGTGGATCTCCTAGAGTGCCAATCTGTACTGACCCTAATGCCTACATCAGTTGGGACGGAATTCATTTGACACAAGAAGCATACAAATGGTTGGCAAGATGGCTAATTAATGACATGTTACCCAAATTGAACTGCCAATAA